TGGAGCGACAAGGAAAGCTATTCAAAATAATAAAATAAGAAGAAGTGGTCGTGAATGATAGAGCATATCTTTGCAATTATTATTGCGCTCGGTTTAGATTTTGTAATAGGAGATCCAAAATGGCTTCCCCATCCAGTTAGAGGTTTTGGCTGGATGATTAAGAAGTGTGATAATGCGTTAAATGAAGGTAGGTTCAGAAAAAGCAAAGGGGTAATAACAGTCATAGTAGTTTGTGGTTTTGCAACAGTCATTTCTGCGGCAGTTATATTTTACCTATATTCATTACATTGGGCCATTGGCATGCTTGTTGAGGCACTGTTTATCTTTACAACAATCGCAACGAAAAGTTTAAAGGAAGCCGCCATTGAAGTTAAGCTACCTTTAGTTGATCAAAATCTAGATTTAGCTCGAGAGAAATTAAGCTGGATTGTTGGAAGAGATACGATACAGCTTGATGAATCAGAAATTGTTCGTGGGGTCGTTGAGACTGTAGCCGAAAATACGAGCGATGGTATTACAGCCCCTTTATTTTTCGCAATACTTGGAGGTGGCCCTTTAGCTGTAATGTATCGAGCAGCAAATACGTGCGACTCAATGCTTGGCTATAAAAATGAAACATACCGAGAATTTGGTTGGGCGGCGGCGAAATTTGATGATTTATTAAATTTTGTTCCTAGTCGAATATCTGGAGTATTAATGATTGTTGCAAATGTTGCATTGACAAAGCAGTCATTAAAGAAATGTATGAAACTCTTATTTCGTGATGCTAGCAAACATCCCAGTCCTAACAGTGGGTGGCTAGAAGCGGCGATGGCTTCGATATTAAGTGTTCAGTTAGGAGGGATTAACTATTATAAGGGCGTTGCATCCAATAGAGCGACAATTGGTGAACCCATCGTTGCACTAACTGTAAAGCATATAGATATGGCAAATCAAGTGATGATCAGAACGGTTATAGCGTGTACTATTTTCTATGTTCTAGGAGGGATGTTCATTGAAAGTACCAACACATGGCGCTAATCCTAAAAAACTGTACGAGGCATATAATATCGCACCTCCAAAAAGGATAATAGATTTTAGTGTTAACACTAATCCTTTAGGAGCTCCTATCACCTTAAAAGACGAATTTAACAAGAGCTTCCACTTTGTCACTGAATACCCAGACATTGAGTCTAGTAAACTATATTCGGCTATTTCTCACAGGGAGAATATTCCAACTTCAAAACTATTTGTTGGGAATGGTGGATCCCAATGTATTTATTTATTATCCCAACTGTTTGCTGGGAAGAAGGTAGGGTTACTAGAGCCAACTTTTTCAGAATATCGAACTGCTTGTACCGCTTATTCATGCCAAATTGAATCGATTCTATTAAATGAATCTAATAACTGGCAACCTCAAATTAATCGTCTTAAAGTCCTCATTAGAGAAGTTGATGTGATGTTTCTTTGCAATCCGAATAATCCTACTGGGACTGTAATAGATGAGGCTATACTACTCGACATTATTGATTATGCAAAGATACATCATACAACAGTCATTTTCGATGAGGCGTTTTACGATTTTTGTGAAACTTCAATATCAATGGTCAAGTATATACAAGAATACAATCATGTTATTATTTTACGCTCACTCACTAAAATGTACCATTTAGCGGGGGTCCGCTTAGGTTATGTGGTTGCATGTGAAAGTATAATAGAACGTTTAAAGACGCTACAGCCACCATGGAGTGTAAACGGAATCGCTCAACATTTAGGTGTGTTATGCATAAGTGATAAAGCTCATGTTGCTAAGACAAAACAATTGGTTGATGAAGAGAGAAGGAGAGTATTCCAACAACTTACACAGCTTCATTATTATGTTTCTCCTTCCACTGTAAATTATTATTTACTGAAAGACCCCGTATATAATAATCAGCAAGATTTGATAAGCTATTTATTGATGAATGGGATTGTACCTAGACACACGTACAACTTTTCAGGGCTTGATGGTAAGTATATAAGATTAGCTATTCGGACAATAGAAGAGAACAATTATCTGTTCGAAGTTTTAATGAGGTGGAAGAACAAATGATGGTATTTGTCTCTGGGGGTGTGAGAAGTGGTAAAAGCAGTTTTGCTGAACAAGTAGTTGAAAAATTAGCTAATAACTCAGAACAAGTTCATTATATTGCTACGTCAAAAGCTGTGGATGCAGAAATGCTTGAACGAATTAGCAGGCATAAACAAGATCGTAAAGCTTTGAAGCGGGACTGGATACTTTGGGAACAACCATACAATATAAATAACCTTATTTCTAACTTTTCAAGTAGCAATCTTATTTTAATTGACTGTCTGACGATTTTAGTAGCAAATGAATTGTTTAGAGAAGGGTGTAATTGGACGAGTAAAGAATATGGTAAGAAATTAATACAAGAGCTTTTAAGCACGTTCTATATGTTAAATGAAAAATGCAAACATATTGTCATTGTATCCAATGAATTGTTTTCAAGTGGGATAGCTTCAGATAAGGGGTCCTATATGTATATGTATGTGCTTGGTAATCTTCATCAAGCAATCGTTCAAGCATGTGACGAAGCTTATTTTGTTCAATTTGGCATTCCTCAATTAATGAAGAGTAAAAACGAGATGAGGGAATTACGTTGAGAATCATCAATGGCTTTTTATTAGCAATTCAATTTTTTACGACTATTCCTTTTAAAAAAAACATTCAATGGGATTCAAAAAGTGGAAGATGGTGTGTCCGATTTATTCCTCTTATTGGTCTTATTTTAGGTATTTTACTAGCTAGTATACATACGTTATTCCTTAATTACTTTTCGATATCAAACGCGGTGATGGCTTTATTTCTTATGTTTTTCTCAGTTTTATTTTCTGGTGGACTACATGTTGATGGGTGGATGGATTGTAGTGATGCATTTTTTTCTTATAAAGATACGGATCGTAGACTAGAGATCATGAGTGATGCTAGAGTTGGTGCTTTTGCTGTGATCTCATTGTTATTCTTATTTGGCTTTCGTTATTTATTCATCTTTGAATCTATGGGTTCCTCTATTATAACTATCGCTTTACTAGTTATACCCATTTTATCTAGAACGTTTATGGTATATTTGCTAGTCACAACACCACTTGCAAAACACGAAGGAATGGCGGCTGCATTTAAAAAACATCTAACCTCAGCTGAAAAGAAATACGTTTATGCAACTGTTATCTTAGTTTTATTACTGCTATACTTCTTCACTCATTTAACCGCTATGCTATTTACAGTAATATTAATGATCGCATCTTTCTTTCTTTTATTTACAGGAAGAGCTTTTATTGTGAAGCATTTTGGGGGCATGACAGGAGATACGTTAGGTGCTTTTGTTGAAGGAACAGAAACGGTGTTATGGTTCATTTGTTGGCTTTATGCTTCTTACTACATATTATAATCGAATGAGGGGGAAGTACAATGCATTTTGTATGTGGAGGTGCCTTCCAAGGAAAGCGGAAGTGGGTAGTGGAAACATATCAGTTACTAACTAAGGAAAGCTGTTGCTGGATATGTGGATATAATGATGAGACAAGTGAAATAAAAGAAGGTTTTTCGATCGTAGTTATCGAAGGAATAGAAGCGTTAATAAAAAAGTCCATTGATCATTGTGTAGATCATCAGTTACGTAGTTTGTGGCAGGAGAAAATAACTCAATGGTTAAATTGGGAGAATGAGTCTGAAGAAAATCTAGTTATCCTTATCGGTACAGATATTACTCAAGGTCTTGTGCCAATTGAAAAAACAGAACGTCTATTGCGAGATATTGTAGGTTGGTGTTATCAAGACATTGTGCAACAATCTATTAGAGTTGATAGAATTTGGTGTGGTATAAGTGAAAGAATAAAATAAAGAGGAGTAGATTACTTTGAAGCTATATACACGATCAGGTGATAAAGGACAAACAAGTATAATTGGTGGTAGAGTAGATAAAGACCATGTTAGAGTAGATGCATACGGAACAGTAGATGAGTTGAATTCCTTTGTTGGACAAGCTATGACGTTACTTAAGGAAGAAACATTTGCTGATATATATAGTGAATTAGAGAAAATTCAGCACGAACTGTTTGATTGTGGTGGAGATCTAGCTGTAATTAACAATAAGCGGGCTTATAAGGTACAGTATGACATCGTTGAATTTTTGGAGAGTAGAATTGATGAATATATTAAGGAAGCGCCTGCACTAGAAAGGTTCATATTACCAGGAGGATCAGCACCCTCAGCAGCCATACATATTGCTAGAACGGTCGCACGTAGAGCTGAACGAAAAATTGTGACGTTACAAAAGCAAGATGAAATAAATGATAATGTTCTAAAATATATTAATCGACTCTCTGATTACTTTTTTGCAATTGCACGTGTAATTAATGCTCGCGACGGAGTGAAAGATGTAGAGTATGAACGAAGCGCGATTGTTTTCAAAGATAGAAAGATAAGGGATGTAAAGAAAGAAGATAAATAGCAAATACCATTAAAGGAAGAATTAAAAATTCTTCCTTTTTGTTAAAATGAGTAGTGTAGTTGTCTAAGAGAGGTATTGTTAATAATTGTAATATAATTTGGTTGTAACTTTTTAAATAAAACTTACGTCAAATACATTGAAACGGGGGGAAAGAGATGAACACCGTTTTCCAGAACTTCTATGAGAAATATCATCAAGATATTTTTCAATTTTTGTTTTATATGGTGCGCAACAAGGAGCAAGCTGAAGACCTTGTTCAAGAGGTTTATATAAAAGTGTTAAAGTCATCTGACCAGTTTGAAGGAAACAGTAGTGAAAAAACTTGGTTGTTTTCAATTGCAAGACATGTTGCGATCGATTACTTTCGTAAACAAAAGGGCTGGAAGCAAAAGATTATAGACTCTTTTGATTGGCATAAACAACCAGTAAGAGATCAAACCCCTCTTCCGGAAGAAATTGCAGTTCAAAATGAAGAGATTCAGCTGATGTATAAGTGTCTTGACAAGTGTACTGTCGATCAGCGACTTGTTATTGTCATGAGATACTTGCAATCGTTATCTATTTCCGAAACCGCAGAGGCGTTAAATTGGACAGAGAGTAAAGTGAAAACAACTCAACATCGTGCGCTAAAAGTGTTAAAACGTTATATGTTGGAGTATGCAGATAAGGAGGGTAACATACATGAAAAAATCACAGTTGAATGAAGAACGGATTGAAGAAATACTTAGGAAAATGCCTTCAATTAAGGACGAACGTGATCCGTTATCCATATATAACCAAGTATCCTCATCTGTAAATAAAAAAAGGAAGGTAATGTGGATTTTACCTAGCTTTGCAACAGCCGCTGCTATAATTATTGTTTTTATACTTCTGCAACCTTTAATGAATGACTTTAATAACCAGGCTACCAATGAGAGCTCTAATAAATCTTCAGCTACTGAACTAACACAAGATGCTACTAATGGAGATCTTCAAGATGTCGTGTCTGAGGCAACCGAATCAGTAGAAGTAAAAAGTGAAGAAGAGAAAAGTGACAGGTCGGTAGCGAATGAAACGAGTATCATTTCGCCGAAGGTTGAAAATAATCGTTTTGTAGTGACTGAAGAGCAATTAAATGATAAAACACTCGTTACCTTTGCCATTCCTGATAAGGATATGCAAAATGTTATTCCAATTAGTTATTTAAGGGAAAATACGAATCAATCAAGTATTGAATTAATGGAAAGTATGAAGTCACAATTACCAATTGAAGAGTGGGGGTTATCAGACTTTATTCTTAACGACTACTCTATAATTGAAGTGAATGATGATAACGAAGTAGGGAAATCAATTATTGTCGATATTCCACAACTAGATCAAGTACAAGAAAAGGGTACGACTGAAGAAACTATATTAAGCAAAAGTGTCTCTGAAACATTTAGATGGATGGGTATCCAATCCGTCAAATTCATGTCAGAAGGGCAAGATGTAGAATTTGGTCATACTGATATAGGAGCTGTCAGCGAGATCAAGCAGGTGAGCAAGAAAGCATATCTTCTTTATCAAGCAGGTGAACAATACCCAACATTTTTAACTCCTACTGAAGAATCGTTTAGTAGCTTGAAAGAAGCATTTATAAATATGACTGTAGTGAATAAGCAATATAATCTTAAACCTTCTATACCTGAAGGTGTAGAAATAGTAGCTGTTGAGTCTAGTGGTGATGGAACTCATGTTAATATTCAATTTTCACAAACAACGGCACTAAGTGACTCCGAGCAGTACAGAATAATGATTGATGCAATCATGTTAACTGCACGTGAATTTGATATTCAAACTGTTTCATTTACTGGAGCAAATATTTCTTCAATAGGTAATGTAGAATTGTTAGCAAGAAATCGAGTACCTGTGGCACCTAACTTAATGGATTTAGACGATTGAGGGATGTTTTTTCATCTCTCTTTTTGTTCTATTTTTGGCCAAGTCCTCATATATAAGATAACGATATATTAATGGGGAGGCTAACAATAATGTTAGATTTTTTTAGACGCTTATTCGTTGTCTTAATGATAGCTTTCTGTATAGGGTTATTATTTGTAGGAGGGAGAATTGCAAAAGCTGAAGGGTTGTCAATAGAAGAGCTAACAAAAAATTGGGTTTGGCCTGCTGAAGGTGAGCTAACAGATAATTTTAATTCTCGAAAAGGGAGACATAAAGGTTTAGATATATCTGGCCAAATTGGGAGTCCAATTATGGCTGCTGCTAGTGGTACTGTTCTGAAATCATATTATTCTAATACATATGGAAATGTTGTATTTATCAAACATAATAACGGTATTGAGACCGTTTATGCACATATGCAAAATCGTTATGTTGTTGAAGGAGAAGAAGTGAAAACTGGGCAACAGATAGGCGAGCTTGGAAGCACAGGTCGTTCAACAGGCCCACATTTACATTTTGAAATACACGTCGGAGAATGGAATTATGCAAAAACAAATGCAATTGACCCCTTATCTGTATTAAAATCTCCTCAACAACAAAATAAAAGGCTGTCTAATGAAGCGATAGCTAGTAATTATAAGCGGTTAATAACCGAAATGGAATTCAGTAATGAAATCATTGAATGGCAAACAATTGATGTTGAAAATGGTGAGCTGTCTTCAGAGATAATCATTGGAAACCAGCAACCAAATTATGAAGATGTGGCTGAACCGGATGAAAAAATTACTGTGAAAGTTGAAGAAAATGATTCTCTTTGGAAAATTGCTTTAGAACATGAAGTTGCGATTAATTCTATTAAACAATGGAATAATTTGCAATCGGATATCATTCATGTTGGCCAAGAGATAGTACTATATCCTAATAGCGAAGAAGTGTATATTGTAAAAGATGGAGATTCGTTACCAGCAATTGCTGCTAAGTTAAATGTGACAGTTGACGAAATTAAGAAGTCAAATAAACTTACGAAGGATGTCATTTACCCATCCCAAGTGTTAGTCGTATCAGGAAGATAACGATTTATATCGTAAGACTATTTTAGTCCGAAGAAATAAACACGTAATAATTTAGCGTTCGAGTATCTTTTTCTCGTTTAATTTTAATGGTGCGCTATATCTCTTAAAGCCGTTCTAATTTATTGACAACAGCAACATAGTTTTCTCAAAGCACTTATACTAGTAACAATGTTATTGTTGTCCCGCGCTCATTGACAGGATATAATGAGAAAAAACATGCGGGAGGAACAGTCACATGCTTACAGATTATCATAATCATTTAGAAAAAGGTACACTAACCATCGATTATTTAAAGCAATTTACGGATGAAGCAGCTAAGAAAAAGATTGAACATTTTGGTATTTCAGAGCACGCTTATCACTTCTATCAAACAAAAGATATTTTGAGTAATCCTTGGGTTGATGAGCGCCGTTATTATGATATGGATGATTATGTTCAGCTATTTCATAATGCTTGGAATGACGGGATTGATGTGAAAATGTCTATTGAAATGGATTATACTCCTAACAAGCATAAAGAAATGGAAGCTTTTATACAAAGCTATGATTTTGACTACGTAATTGGTTCGATTCATTGGGTCGGTAATTTCGGTATTGATTTAGCTGAATATCGCAAAGAATGGGACAGAAGAGATTTATATGATACGTACCGAAAATACTATGATCAAGTTGTAACGTTAGCACAGTCAAATTTATTTGATATCGTCGGTCATCTAGACTTAGTAAAAATTTTCAAATATGTACCTACTGATGAAGAGTTTCTACTTGAACAATATGATCGTGCTACATCGGCATTAGCTAATTCAAAAACATGTGTGGAAATTAGCACAGCTGGGCTTCGTAAGCCTGTTGGGGAATTATATCCTGACCCACGCTTATTAACTATGTGTTTTGATAAAAAAATTCCAATTGTACTTTCATCGGACGCTCATGTACCTGAAGATGTTGGGCGAGATTTTGATCGGGCTATCAAATTAGCAAGAGATGTTGGATATAAAACACTTACAACCTTTCAAAAAGGTCAACGAAAAGAAGTAACACTAGGAGACTAATTGTTGTTGCGTTAACGTGTTTCACGAGTAGGGTTCAAGCCCTCAGAAAAAAGAAGGAGCTTATGCTCCTTCTATCATCTATAACTTTACAGATCTATTTTTCTTATAGAAACGATATCATCAAGAGTGGCTAGTGTAGCTATCATTTCTTCATCAAGTGGTTTATCAAATGATAGCATCATTATCGCTTCTCCACCAACCTCTTTTCTACCAACTTGCATAGTTGCGATATTGATTTCAAGGTCACCTAATATTTTACCAACTCTACCAATGACACCTGGTTTGTCTGTATGTTGTATATATACTAGATTTCCAACAGGATGAAAATCGATTACAAAACGATTTAAGCTAACGATCCTTGGACCGTAATCTTTAATATTCGTACCTTTAATTTCAAATGACTTGTCTTCACCATGAACGGTTACAGTTATACTATTTGAGTAACCATTTGTATCAGAAATCAGCTTTTCACCAACAGTAATACTCCGTTCTTTAGCAATCATTGAAGCATTTACTTCGTTCACAGTGGAATCAACTCTTGGTTTAAAAAATCCAGATAATAAACTTTTAGTAATAAAATCTGTTTCTAAGTCTGCAACACTACCTGAATAGGCAACTGAAATTTCCTTTACAGGCTCATGCATACATTGCGATAAAATTGTTCCCATTTTTTTCGCCAATTCATAAAAAGGTTTTATTTTGTCAAATACGTCTTTTGATAGTGTTGGTAGATTAATAGAAGATGATACAGGTTGTCCTTGTAAATATTGAACAACTTCTTTTGCAACTTGAGCTGCTACGTTCAATTGTGCCTCTTTTGTTGATGCACCTAAGTGTGGAGTTGTTAATACTTGCTCTAGTTGTATTAGTTGAGGGTTGGTAGGTGGTTCAACCTCATAAACATCAAGTGCAGCACCGGCTACATGGCCATTATTTATAAATTGTACTAGGTCGTTTTCATTAATGATTCCGCCTCTCGCACAATTAATAAGGTACACACCTTTCTTTGTTTTAGACAAATTTTCTGCATTAAGAAGACCTTTCGTTTCCTTTGTTAGAGGAGTATGCACTGTTATAATATCAGCTGTTCGTAATAATTCGTCGAGAGAAGATGATTTAACGCCGATTTTTTCGGCACGTGCCTTCGTTAAAAACGGATCAAATACTTGGACTGTCATGCCAAAAGCTTTCGATCGTTTAGCGAGCTCGCTCCCAATGCGACCTAACCCTACGATTCCTAGATTTTTACCATACAATTCTGTTCCAACATAAGAGGATCGATTCCACTCCCCAGATTTAACTGTTGCATTTGCTTGAGGGATATGTCTCATTAATGATGCCATCATAGCAAATGTATGCTCAGCCGTAGAAATAGTATTACCATCTGGAGCATTAATGACAACGACACCATGTTTTGTTGCAGCATCGATATCTATATTGTCTACTCCAACACCTGCACGGGCAACGATTTTTAAGTTGTCCATTTTTGCTAATAGGTCATTGGTAACTTGTGTACCACTTCGAACTAACAATCCATCAAATTCATGTAATTCATTTTCAACTTCACTAACCTTCTTTTGAACAATCTCCACATCATTTGACTGCAATAATGGGGCTAATCCTTCTTCACTCATTTTGTCAGAAACAAGAATGCGATACATGTAAGAATCCTCCTAAAGTTCTGGAATGTGTATAAATTTCTGATAATTTAACATAATAAAGTATCCATGTCAATGGAATAAAAAATAGTCAAAAAATTGAAAGCGTTTTATTAAACAAAGATTTATTTTCATATGAGCGGAACTAATAAAGAGTACACATAGGGCTTTTAAAATTATGTAGATTTATTACTAAACTGAAATGTTTGAATTAAAGATTTTATGATTCACAAATAAGTTCATATGAGGTATAATAATTGATGTACAAAAATTTAATAGGTCTATCTTCGGGGCTGGGTGAAATTCCCGACCGGCGGTGATGAGTGATTTTTTTAACACATTCAAGCTCTAAGTCCGCGAGCTATTTATAATAGCAGGATCTGGTGCGATTCCAGAGCCGACAGTATAGTCTGGATGGGAGAAGATGGAGGTTCTAGCTACGTCTTAAGGTTGTCCATACCTTTTTGTAAGCTTTATTTGTTATGTGATCAAAAAGGAAATGGTAAAGATCAAGAATACACCTTAAATGCAGCTTATTAAGTATACCTTTCATTCAAAACCCTCGTGCCTCTGGCATGGGGGTTTATTGTTGGTATCGAAAAGAACCTTTCCGCTTTTCGTGAGGTGGACTGAAAGACGAAAAGGAGAGAGGAACATGGAAAGACAGAACAACGTTAGAAAATTAGTTACAGTAGGGGTGTTAAGCAGTATTTCATTTATTTTAATGATGCTTGATTTCCCATTGCCGGGAATACCACCGTATTTGAAAATTGATTTTAGTGAAGTGCCAGCATTAATTGCTGCCATCGTTTTTGGGCCAGCCGCAGGAATTACTGTTGAGGCAATTAAAAATATTTTACATTATTTCTTTATGAGTAGTGCAGTAGGTGTACCTGTAGGGCAAGCAGCTAATTTTATCGCGGGATTATTGTTCATTTTACCCGTTTCATATATATACCGAAAATATAACTCAAAAACTGGTTTAACATTTGGATTAATTGTAGGAACGATTGTAATGACGTTAATGATGGCGGTTTTAAATATGTTTATTATTTTACCAGCATATACGATGTTTTTAGGTTACCCTGCTATGTCCAATTTAGAAACAATGAAATTAATTGCTGTCGCATTCATGCCGTTTAACTTGATCAAAGGAGGAGTTATAACGATCGTATTTTTACTTCTTTTCACAAGGATGCGTACTTGGTTAGAACAACAGCAAAGAGCATTGCATAATGCATAAGTAAAAAGCCCTCTGACTTGTCAGAGGGCTTTTTATTATTTTATTCAAATTTTAATGCATCGCCGTCAAATGCTTCGTCTGCAACTTTGATTGAATCTGTAGGGCATCCTTCAAGTGCATCCATCATATCATCTAATAGAACATCAGGAATTTCAACAATTCCTTGATTATCGTCTAATGTTACGAATGCAATACCTTCATCATCATAATCATAAATATCAGGTGCAGCTGCTCCGCATGCACCACATGCGATACATGTTTCTTTGTCAACAATTGTGTACTTTGCCATCAAAATACCTCCCAAAGTTATCTATTAATAAATTAGTTCCTCATAAAATGGAAACGAGTTGCTCATTCCTATTGTAAAACTGTTTTAAAAACTTTTCAATAGAAAAGTCATTGAGAATACTTATCATATAAGGCTTTCTAGCTTGTTAAATAAAAGTAGTGATCAGTGATTAAGACGTTTTTTATAGAGGTTTGACGAGAATAGTTCACATTACTTCTTCAATATTTGCTAAAATAAATATATCTATTCATTTTGAGTTTATTTACCTTAAGGTGATCATATGAAAACTCTCAATTATTTTTCTGTAGTAGTTTTATATTGTCTTAAGAAATTGAAAGGTGAGCGATCTGTTGCTGCTGTACACCATTTATTAAAAGGCAAAAAATCTTCACAAACAATACATGATGGTAAGCTATATCACTTATCAAATTTGTTTTCGGTCTTACCAGATCATTCAATACACGAAGTTACAAAAGCTGTTCATTTATTAAAAGAACAAAATTACATTAGAGAAATTGAGGAAGATCATTACGACGTAACAATAGCTGGTGAAAAAATAGTTACACAATATTTATTGGAAAGTCCATTGCCGGAAAAGCTTGACGGTTGGAAGTATAACAATGTAGCTAGTCATTTTTGGAAAAGACTCACCTTAATTGTGCAGGTACTCTCAAATATTTCTTATAAAAATCAGCAATATACACCTATTCAGACGAACGAAAGCGTTCAAAAATGGGTCAAGGATTTCTTCAACCACTATCAAGGAAACAAATTAGTGTTGATAAATAGTATAGCTAATGAATTAGAATTATTACTTTCCTTGTTGCCAGAAAAAAAAGCGAACCTTTTTGTTCTTAGGCTATCAAGTTTTAATCGCATAGGCTTGACATATAAACAATTATCAACAATGTATCGTGAAGATGAAACGTATATTGTTCTTACTTTTCAAGCTATATTACATGAAATGGTTAATTTAGTTGAACTAAACAAAACTAAAATGCCTATTTTAGCTAAAATGATTGCTGATATTAGCTTTCAATATCCACTAACAGTTTCTGCTCGGAAAACGCTAGCTTTAATTAACATCGGGAAATCAGTAGACCAAATTTCTAAAATAAGAGATTTAAAAGAGAGCACAATTGAGGATCATATTGTTGAAATTGCTCATAACATTGAAAATTTTAGTATAGAACCATTTATTAATACAAATAAGATAGCACTCATTCAAGCTCAAATAAGGGAGTTACAAACGAATCAATTAAAGCTTATTAAACAGGCATTAAATTCAACCTTTTCATATTTTGAAATTCGTCTTGTTTTAGCTAAAAGTGGTGGAGTAAATGAAGTTGGAAACTCAATTAAATAACCGATTTGGATATCAAACATTTCGAACTGGTCAAAGGGAAATTATTGAGGATATATTAGCGGGTGATGATGTTGTAGGGATGCTGCCAACGGGTGGGGGAAAATCTATCTGTTACCAATTACCAGGTTATATGTTGAGTGGCAGTATTATAATTATCTCACCATTAGTATCTCTAATGGAAGACCAAGTTCAACAGCTTAGGATGAATGGTGAAAAAAAAGTAATCGCACTAAATAGTTTTTTACGAACGGGTGCTAAACGCCTTGCTATTAGGGATATAGCAAGTTTTCGCTTTATTTATATTTCTCCAGAAATGCTGCAATTACCTCATATAATTTCAGCGCTAAAGAACATCAATGTTTCACTATTTGTAGTAGATGAAGCCCATTGTATATCCCAATGGGGACATGATTTTCGTCCA
This Cytobacillus sp. IB215665 DNA region includes the following protein-coding sequences:
- the cbiB gene encoding adenosylcobinamide-phosphate synthase CbiB → MEHIFAIIIALGLDFVIGDPKWLPHPVRGFGWMIKKCDNALNEGRFRKSKGVITVIVVCGFATVISAAVIFYLYSLHWAIGMLVEALFIFTTIATKSLKEAAIEVKLPLVDQNLDLAREKLSWIVGRDTIQLDESEIVRGVVETVAENTSDGITAPLFFAILGGGPLAVMYRAANTCDSMLGYKNETYREFGWAAAKFDDLLNFVPSRISGVLMIVANVALTKQSLKKCMKLLFRDASKHPSPNSGWLEAAMASILSVQLGGINYYKGVASNRATIGEPIVALTVKHIDMANQVMIRTVIACTIFYVLGGMFIESTNTWR
- the cobD gene encoding threonine-phosphate decarboxylase CobD, with product MKVPTHGANPKKLYEAYNIAPPKRIIDFSVNTNPLGAPITLKDEFNKSFHFVTEYPDIESSKLYSAISHRENIPTSKLFVGNGGSQCIYLLSQLFAGKKVGLLEPTFSEYRTACTAYSCQIESILLNESNNWQPQINRLKVLIREVDVMFLCNPNNPTGTVIDEAILLDIIDYAKIHHTTVIFDEAFYDFCETSISMVKYIQEYNHVIILRSLTKMYHLAGVRLGYVVACESIIERLKTLQPPWSVNGIAQHLGVLCISDKAHVAKTKQLVDEERRRVFQQLTQLHYYVSPSTVNYYLLKDPVYNNQQDLISYLLMNGIVPRHTYNFSGLDGKYIRLAIRTIEENNYLFEVLMRWKNK
- a CDS encoding bifunctional adenosylcobinamide kinase/adenosylcobinamide-phosphate guanylyltransferase, with product MMVFVSGGVRSGKSSFAEQVVEKLANNSEQVHYIATSKAVDAEMLERISRHKQDRKALKRDWILWEQPYNINNLISNFSSSNLILIDCLTILVANELFREGCNWTSKEYGKKLIQELLSTFYMLNEKCKHIVIVSNELFSSGIASDKGSYMYMYVLGNLHQAIVQACDEAYFVQFGIPQLMKSKNEMRELR
- the cobS gene encoding adenosylcobinamide-GDP ribazoletransferase; amino-acid sequence: MRIINGFLLAIQFFTTIPFKKNIQWDSKSGRWCVRFIPLIGLILGILLASIHTLFLNYFSISNAVMALFLMFFSVLFSGGLHVDGWMDCSDAFFSYKDTDRRLEIMSDARVGAFAVISLLFLFGFRYLFIFESMGSSIITIALLVIPILSRTFMVYLLVTTPLAKHEGMAAAFKKHLTSAEKKYVYATVILVLLLLYFFTHLTAMLFTVILMIASFFLLFTGRAFIVKHFGGMTGDTLGAFVEGTETVLWFICWLYASYYIL
- a CDS encoding bifunctional adenosylcobinamide kinase/adenosylcobinamide-phosphate guanylyltransferase; its protein translation is MHFVCGGAFQGKRKWVVETYQLLTKESCCWICGYNDETSEIKEGFSIVVIEGIEALIKKSIDHCVDHQLRSLWQEKITQWLNWENESEENLVILIGTDITQGLVPIEKTERLLRDIVGWCYQDIVQQSIRVDRIWCGISERIK
- a CDS encoding cob(I)yrinic acid a,c-diamide adenosyltransferase codes for the protein MKLYTRSGDKGQTSIIGGRVDKDHVRVDAYGTVDELNSFVGQAMTLLKEETFADIYSELEKIQHELFDCGGDLAVINNKRAYKVQYDIVEFLESRIDEYIKEAPALERFILPGGSAPSAAIHIARTVARRAERKIVTLQKQDEINDNVLKYINRLSDYFFAIARVINARDGVKDVEYERSAIVFKDRKIRDVKKEDK
- the sigX gene encoding RNA polymerase sigma factor SigX, which translates into the protein MNTVFQNFYEKYHQDIFQFLFYMVRNKEQAEDLVQEVYIKVLKSSDQFEGNSSEKTWLFSIARHVAIDYFRKQKGWKQKIIDSFDWHKQPVRDQTPLPEEIAVQNEEIQLMYKCLDKCTVDQRLVIVMRYLQSLSISETAEALNWTESKVKTTQHRALKVLKRYMLEYADKEGNIHEKITVE